Proteins encoded within one genomic window of Granulicella pectinivorans:
- a CDS encoding GNAT family N-acetyltransferase — MNLAPVLETERLRLRGHGVEDYGRLAELWGDPRTVAFIGRKPSNGEEAWARLLRYAGLWALLGYGYWVVEDKATGKYLGECGFAEYRREIEPSIVGRPEAGWVFSPAAHGKGYATEAMRAVLAWGRERFGDDGAVCLIDPENRGSLRVAEKLGFVEETRVMFRGHETVVLGR, encoded by the coding sequence ATGAATCTTGCACCGGTTTTGGAGACGGAGCGCCTGCGCCTGCGGGGGCATGGGGTGGAGGACTATGGACGGTTGGCGGAGCTTTGGGGGGATCCGCGGACGGTGGCGTTCATTGGGCGGAAGCCATCGAACGGTGAAGAGGCTTGGGCTCGGCTGCTGCGTTATGCGGGGCTTTGGGCGCTGCTGGGGTATGGGTATTGGGTGGTGGAGGACAAGGCCACGGGCAAGTATCTGGGAGAGTGCGGATTTGCGGAGTATCGGCGGGAGATTGAGCCGTCGATTGTGGGGAGGCCTGAGGCGGGGTGGGTGTTCTCTCCGGCGGCGCATGGGAAGGGATATGCGACAGAGGCCATGCGGGCAGTGCTGGCGTGGGGGCGGGAGCGGTTTGGGGATGACGGGGCGGTGTGTCTGATCGATCCTGAGAATCGCGGGTCGCTGCGGGTGGCGGAGAAGCTGGGTTTTGTGGAGGAGACGCGGGTGATGTTTCGGGGGCATGAGACGGTGGTGCTGGGGCGGTAG
- the mraY gene encoding phospho-N-acetylmuramoyl-pentapeptide-transferase has product MLYWLLYQKLFPYFKILRIFRYLTFRTVFASLTALLIGLLIGPFVIERLRQFQIGQYIREDGPQSHQKKGGTPTMGGVLIAISILVPTLLWSDLGNPMVWIVVLSTMAFGAIGFADDYIKVVHKHNQGLTGRQKLFFQFTASFLVAAVLVWMQTKGMYSTRLVVPFLKNFRPNLIIDSLRHVPHLGWLAFFPFVIFVMIVITGASNAVNLTDGLDGLAIGCTIIAAGALTVLTYVSGHSVFSDYLEMQRMPLVSELTVFCGAMVGGSIGFLWYNAHPAEIFMGDVGSLALGGAIGTVAVIIKQELLLPFIGGVFILEMLSVILQVGSYKLRNGKRIFRMAPLHHHFELMGWSESKVIARFWIMALVFALLALTTLKLR; this is encoded by the coding sequence TTGCTCTATTGGCTGCTGTACCAGAAGCTTTTTCCCTACTTCAAGATCCTTCGGATCTTCCGGTATCTGACGTTCCGGACGGTGTTTGCGAGTCTGACGGCGCTGCTGATCGGGCTGCTGATTGGGCCGTTCGTGATTGAACGGCTGCGGCAGTTTCAGATTGGTCAATATATTCGCGAGGATGGGCCGCAGTCTCACCAGAAGAAGGGCGGCACGCCGACGATGGGCGGGGTGCTGATTGCGATTTCGATTCTGGTGCCTACGCTGCTCTGGTCGGACCTGGGGAATCCCATGGTCTGGATCGTGGTTCTGTCGACGATGGCGTTCGGGGCGATCGGGTTTGCGGACGACTACATCAAGGTCGTACACAAGCATAACCAGGGGTTGACGGGGCGGCAGAAGCTGTTCTTCCAGTTCACGGCCAGTTTTCTGGTGGCGGCGGTGCTGGTGTGGATGCAGACGAAGGGGATGTACTCGACGCGGTTGGTGGTGCCGTTTCTGAAGAACTTTCGGCCGAACCTGATTATCGACAGTCTGCGGCATGTGCCTCACCTGGGATGGCTGGCGTTTTTTCCGTTTGTGATCTTCGTGATGATCGTGATTACGGGGGCGAGCAATGCGGTCAATCTGACGGATGGTTTGGATGGTCTGGCGATCGGATGCACGATTATTGCGGCCGGTGCGCTCACCGTGTTGACGTATGTGAGCGGGCACTCGGTGTTCTCGGACTATCTGGAGATGCAGCGGATGCCTCTGGTGAGTGAGCTGACTGTGTTTTGCGGGGCGATGGTGGGGGGGAGTATCGGGTTTCTTTGGTACAACGCGCATCCGGCGGAGATCTTTATGGGGGATGTGGGATCGCTGGCGCTGGGGGGTGCGATCGGGACGGTGGCGGTGATCATCAAGCAGGAGTTGCTGCTCCCGTTTATTGGGGGCGTGTTCATTCTGGAGATGCTGAGCGTGATCCTGCAGGTGGGGAGCTATAAGCTGCGGAATGGGAAGAGGATCTTCCGGATGGCTCCGCTGCACCACCACTTTGAGTTGATGGGGTGGAGTGAGTCGAAGGTGATTGCGCGGTTCTGGATTATGGCTTTGGTGTTTGCGCTTTTGGCTTTGACGACTTTGAAACTGCGGTAG
- a CDS encoding DUF5412 family protein: protein MEDWQDMFSAVGYSLGTALAITAAICTPIYAIMLLILRLPALRASYTWKSPLLGMYWAAGTLSVLVFAGGMFLNYALSPLCGTDHVTEVASPDAKHKIVVYNFDCGATTDFSLLVSLLGSKQQLPKNKAANSLYSHYHQLPEANGIRKNFEVQWHDSSHVTVRIASYDGATPIKSQDGVVVSFENWPSPIPTAVSKSSKPKAQTPKP, encoded by the coding sequence ATGGAAGACTGGCAAGACATGTTTTCAGCCGTTGGTTACAGTCTCGGCACCGCTCTAGCCATTACAGCTGCCATCTGCACGCCAATCTACGCCATCATGCTGCTTATCCTACGTCTGCCCGCTCTTCGTGCAAGTTACACATGGAAATCTCCACTCCTAGGAATGTATTGGGCAGCCGGGACTCTCTCTGTTCTCGTCTTCGCTGGCGGCATGTTTCTAAACTATGCGCTCTCACCTCTGTGCGGCACGGACCACGTCACCGAAGTCGCTTCGCCTGATGCCAAACACAAAATCGTTGTTTACAACTTTGATTGCGGCGCAACCACCGACTTCTCGCTGCTCGTCTCACTCCTGGGATCAAAACAGCAGCTTCCGAAAAACAAAGCGGCAAACAGCCTCTACTCCCATTACCACCAGCTACCCGAAGCCAACGGAATCCGCAAGAACTTTGAAGTGCAATGGCACGATTCCTCGCACGTCACCGTCCGCATCGCAAGCTACGATGGAGCTACCCCCATAAAGAGTCAGGATGGGGTCGTGGTCTCATTTGAAAATTGGCCAAGCCCAATTCCTACCGCAGTTTCAAAGTCGTCAAAGCCAAAAGCGCAAACACCAAAGCCATAA
- the murD gene encoding UDP-N-acetylmuramoyl-L-alanine--D-glutamate ligase, translating to MELKGKKVLVVGLGRSGMSAARFLRGQGAKVTVSDSRSAAALAKDIPELLEAGIMVEAGGHGLLTFRRQDLIVISPGVPLDTPEVKQVAALGTPVIGELELAFRFLQGKVVAITGSNGKTTTTTLVGKIFEDAGLPTQVGGNIGLPVVELIGADSGETWDVLEVSSFQLETVDEFKPKIAAVLNLTPDHLDRHGTFANYAAAKKRITENQTSDDFLVLNAEDKETQMFAAKTKAQIFWFSGRRPIKQGAFVHGESVVWMPSEGGKAEPVMPVAEIPLKGAHNVENVLAAVTIARLAGISSESIRKTVGEFKAVEHRLELVKTINGVEFYNDSKATNVDATMKALASFSKGVHLILGGKDKDSDYSLLSDLIRERVNFVYTIGSAAEKIERQLAGVAKIESAGILEVAVARAKERAVPGDVVLLAPACSSFDQFENYEHRGREFRRLVLAETKARAGSLRE from the coding sequence ATGGAACTTAAGGGCAAGAAGGTACTGGTGGTGGGGTTGGGGCGGTCGGGGATGTCGGCGGCTCGGTTTCTGCGGGGGCAGGGAGCTAAGGTCACGGTGTCCGATTCGCGGAGCGCGGCTGCGCTGGCGAAGGATATTCCGGAACTGCTCGAGGCTGGGATCATGGTGGAAGCGGGTGGGCATGGGCTGCTTACATTTCGGCGGCAGGATCTGATTGTGATCTCGCCTGGGGTGCCTCTCGATACGCCGGAGGTGAAGCAGGTGGCGGCGCTGGGGACGCCGGTGATCGGGGAGCTGGAGCTGGCTTTCCGGTTTCTGCAGGGGAAGGTTGTGGCCATTACGGGGTCGAATGGGAAGACGACCACGACGACGCTGGTGGGGAAGATCTTTGAGGATGCAGGGCTGCCGACGCAGGTGGGCGGGAATATCGGGCTGCCAGTGGTCGAGCTGATTGGGGCGGACTCGGGCGAGACCTGGGATGTGCTGGAGGTTTCGAGCTTTCAGTTGGAGACGGTCGATGAGTTCAAGCCTAAGATTGCGGCGGTGCTGAATTTGACTCCGGACCATCTGGATCGGCATGGGACGTTCGCCAACTACGCGGCGGCGAAGAAGAGGATTACGGAGAACCAGACGAGCGACGATTTTCTTGTGCTGAATGCGGAGGATAAGGAGACGCAGATGTTCGCCGCGAAGACGAAGGCGCAGATCTTCTGGTTCAGCGGACGGAGGCCGATCAAGCAGGGCGCGTTTGTGCATGGGGAGTCGGTGGTGTGGATGCCTTCGGAGGGCGGGAAGGCCGAGCCGGTGATGCCGGTTGCGGAGATTCCGTTGAAGGGGGCGCACAATGTGGAGAATGTGCTGGCGGCGGTGACGATCGCTCGGCTGGCGGGGATTTCGAGTGAGTCGATTCGGAAGACGGTTGGAGAGTTTAAGGCTGTCGAGCACCGGCTGGAGCTGGTGAAGACGATCAATGGGGTGGAGTTCTATAACGACTCGAAGGCGACCAATGTGGACGCGACGATGAAGGCGTTGGCTTCGTTCTCGAAGGGGGTACACCTGATTTTGGGAGGGAAGGACAAGGACTCGGATTATTCGCTGCTGAGCGATTTGATCCGCGAGAGGGTTAACTTTGTTTACACCATTGGTTCTGCCGCGGAAAAGATTGAGCGGCAACTGGCTGGTGTGGCGAAGATAGAGTCTGCCGGAATATTGGAAGTTGCTGTTGCACGGGCGAAAGAGCGGGCTGTGCCGGGGGATGTTGTGTTGTTGGCTCCGGCTTGTTCGAGCTTCGACCAATTTGAGAACTATGAACACCGGGGGAGAGAGTTTCGCCGGTTGGTGTTAGCAGAGACAAAAGCAAGAGCAGGTTCCCTTCGGGAATGA